GTACCAGATATGAGTAAAAACTTAACTGCAGTAGAACAAATAATAAACTATATTTATCATAATATACAATATGCTGAAATAAATACTAAGCCAGATGTATGTTTTAAGTGTGGATATGAAGGTGAGATATTATTAGACAATGACTTAGAATGGTATTGTCCAAATTGTGGTAACAGAGAAAAAGAAGAAATGCAAGTTATGAGAAGAACTTGTGGATATATAGGATCTAATATGTGGGGTAAAGGGCGTACGCAAGAAATTGGACAAAGAGTTCTACATTTATAAGATTGGAAGTGATTATATGAGGTTTTCTAAGATAAAAAACAATGATATAGCAAATGGTGTGGGCATAACAATGTCGCTATGGACACAAGGTTGTCCACATCATTGTAAGGGATGTTTTAATGTTGAAACATGGGACTTTAATGGTGGAAAAGAATTTACAACTAGTGATTTAAAGTACATCTTAGATAATATAAATAAAAACAACATAAAAAGAAACTTAGCTATATTAGGAGGAGAGCCTCTTTGCCCTCAAAATGTTAAAGGTGTTATAGAACTTTGTAAAAAATTTAAGAAAGTTTATCCTGAAAAAATGATATACTTATGGACTGGATACGTAGTTGAGAATTTTGATTATATTCAAATGGAGATATTTAAGTATGTAGATGTACTAGTGGATGGAAAATTTGAAGAAGATAAGAAAAACTTATCGATTATGTTAAGAGGCTCTTCGAATCAAAGAGTTATAGATGTAAATAAGTCGTTAAATAACAATGACATAGTAATGTATGAGGTCGGATAAAAGGAGAAATTGATATGATAATGAACGTAAAAAAAACAAATAAAGATGCAGTAATACCGATGTTTGCTCATCCAACAGATAGTGGTTTTGATTTATTTACATGTGAAGATGTAACTGTATCAGGCGGAAAAAAAGGAATAGCTAAAACTGGATTAATATTTGAAATACCACAAGGTTGGGGTATACAAATAAAAAATAAGTCAGGAATAACTGTAAAGGGTGTTCCAACAACTTCGGGAACTAATGCAGATATAACAGTATTTGAAGGAACTGTTGATATGGATTATAGAGGTGAAGTTGGAATAATGTTTAAAAATGAAGAAGATTTTGAAATAACTATACCAAAACACACTAAATTAGCTCAAGGGGTTTTAAGAAGAGTTTATAATTGTACTTTTATAGAAGTTGAAGAAGTAAATGATACCGTTAGAGGCGACGGTGGATTTGGTTCTACAGGTACAACTATTAATACAAAGTAATCAGATTTTTATATACATAAAAGAGACTATCTCATAATATGGGATTGTCTCTTTTTTTATTAGGTAATATAAATTATAGCTTAATAAAAAATAGATATTTTAGTAATATAGGATAAAGACTAAAATATTAAATTTTAATAAAAATAGAAGGATGGTAATAGATGAATAAAAAATTTGAAGATTTCAATTTAGATAAATATATAATAAAAGCTTTGTATAATTTAAACTATAAAACACCTTCTAAGGTACAGAAGGAAGTTATACCTAGATTGTTGAAAAAAGAGGATGTTATAGTTAAATCTAAGACAGGAAGTGGTAAAACTGCAAGTTTTGGAATTCCAATATGTGAGAATATAGATATAGAAAATAATAACGTACAAGCTCTTATAGTAGTACCTACTAGAGAGTTAGCACTTCAAGTTAAGGATGAAATTTCTAATATAGGAAGATTAAAAAAGATAAGATGTAGTGCAATATTTGGGAAACAACCTATAAAGGAACAAATAAGAGAACTAAAACAAAGAGTACATATTGTAGTGGCTACACCAGGTAGGATAATCGACCATATAGGAAGAAATACAATAAACTTAGATGATATTAAGTATTTTATAATAGACGAAGCGGATAAGATGCTTAATAAAGGGTTTATAGAAGATATGGAATTTATATTAAATAAGATACCTAAAAAGAGTGTAAAAGGATTATTTTCTGCAACTATAGACGATGATATACAATACATATGCGATAAATACCTTAAAACATCTAATATATTAGATATAAAATATAATGATGTATTTGATAAGAGTCAAATAATTGAAAATAAAATAAAGTCATCTGAAAATGACAAATATAAAAATCTAAAGAGTATAATTTATAGGGAGAATCCAACATCTTTAATAATATTTTGTAATACAAAAGATAAAGTTAAAAAGTTGTATGAAAATATGAAAAAAGATGGATTTTTAATTGAAGAACTTCATGGAGATATGTCTCAAGATAAAAGAATATTTGCGATTAAGGACTTTAAAAATAATAAGTTTAATATACTTATAAGTACAGATGTGGCTGCTAGGGGTATACATATTGATGATATATCTTTAGTAATAAACTATGATGTTCCACGAGATAAAGAAAATTATATCCATAGAATTGGTAGAACTGGTAGAAAAGATAGCTATGGAAAAGCAATAACTATTTTTACCGACAAAGATGATAAGTATATCAATGAAATAGAAGAATATCTAGGGTATGAAATAAAACTTCTTGAAGAGTTAAATATAGATGATATAGCAGAAGGAAAGATAAAGTTTGAAAAGAAATCTAAGGAGATTTTGAAAAATAGAAAAAATAAAATAATAGATAAAAATATTCATAGTGAAGTAACAAAGATATATATAAATGCAGGGAAGAAAAAGAAAATAAGAGTTATAGATATAGTAGGAGCTTTTAGTAATTTACCAGGTATAAATAATGAGGATATAGGTGTTGTTGAAGTTCAAGATTCATGTTCGTATGTAGATATACTTAATCATAAAGGCGAAGGATTAGTGAAAAAATATAAGGAAATAAGTATAAAGAAAAAGATAGTCAAATTAAGAAAAGATAGACAAAATTAATAGATAGTCTAGACTTAATAAAAAGTAGATTAGAGGAGCTAGGTTTTTATTAAAAATAGCTCCTTTTATTCTAATAATAGTATAGATTATATAAAATATTAAATATAAAAATTACTCTATATTTTCACCAAAACTCTCACTTATAAGTCTAGTATAGCTAATAGATCTAGCAATTCTATCTAATATTTCATCTTTATTACTTATAACAATGTCTGTTCTAGCATTCCAAAGCTTGTCAAATAAGTCAGTACACATACCCTTAAACTCATTATCACTAATTATAAAGTAATAATTTTTACCAGATTCAGGATACACCTTTGTGAATTTTAAGTTTCTTGATAGATATAGTGAAGGATTTTCTTTATTTTTAAAATCGTCAACCAGATCACCATCAACAAGTCTTATTTCCACATCATTTGATTCAGTAAGAATTTTTTCAATATATTCTATGTGTCTTTCTCTTTCCTTAAATGTAAGAGTTACTGGAGTATTGAAAAAGTGTAATTTTCCAGATGACATATATTTTCTAAGCTCTGATTCATGAATAAGAACTTTAAGCTTTGATTTATAGGTTACATTGTGAAGGAATAAGTTAATTTTCTTTAGTTCATTAATTATTTTTTGGTTATGACCAAATAATCTTTCTGCAATTTCCATAAATAAATCTGGTGGCATAAAGAATTCATTAATAGAACCAAGAAGACATCTTAAGTCATTATTCATTATATATTGTATATAAGTTTGGTCTTCAATCATTGAAGAAGCTTCTTTTCTATAGAATAAAAGATTTCCTTTATTCTTTAGTGTATATTTTAGATTTGAATAAAATTCTTCAACTAAGCGTCTATCCTTTGAGTTTGTACTAAATAGACATTCACCCTCTTCAAAGAATATATTTGTAGATAAGAACTTATCCTTTATAGCAAAAGCTACAGTATTTGACTTAACCTTACAATTATAAATTTTAAAGTTTAAACATGGATAACTAGCAATTAAATTAATGCCAAGTAATGTATTTATAACATCATCTTCATTATCATCTCCACCAAAGCCTATTAAAAATCTAGCTTTTACATTTGTTTTTTTACTTATTCTATGTAAAATCTCCTTTAAGTCTGACAAAGTTATTTTATCCTTATGGTTTAGATACATTAAGCTTAAAGAAATTAATATTTCTAAAGAGTCTTCTTTGTCTGCCATATTATTTAACTCATTAAAAAATGTATTGTAAATAATGTTAGGTTTTACCATAGAGAAGCTATTATAATATTCTTCAGAATGTGTACTTTTTGGTAAATTTTGAATAGATTTATTATTTAGATTAACGGTGTCAATATAAACTTCTTTTAACATAGTTTCAATGTATTCGCCAATGAACTCTTCATTGCTATCAGCTGGTATTTCAAAGTAATCAATTAAATTAATTAAGCTTGATTCATCTAAAGAATCAAGTATGAAATCTGAAATATTTTTACATATTTCGTTTATTCGCTTTGAACTAGGTAAATATGTAGATAGTATCCATTTATTAATATAAGACACGTCATATCCTATAAATTTAGCTAAGCTACTTTTCTTTTGGTTTGAAATATAGAGTAATTTTTCTATTAAGTTTCCGAACGTTATATTTTTCAACTTTGATGTCCTCCTAAGAGATATATATTTTCTTTGTAGTATCTAATAAGATATATATTATACCATTTTATTATAAAAATTATAATAAGTTAATTAGCACTTTAAGTTGGAATATTAAGAATAATTATAAAAATATATAAATTTAAATTACTTAAAAGGAAAGAAGGAATTCCTTATTTCTCTAAAGTGCTCTATTTTTCTTAAAAATGAATGAATAAAGTATGTTATTATTAATTTAACAAATTGAAAAAGTGTTTTCATAAGAAAAAAGGTAAGAAAATATAAGAAAAAGCAAAAAAAATATAAAAAAATTAAGTAATGAGTAGGAAAAATAGGAAATTAATTTTACTCATAATAGAAAATAATAAATGACATTAAATTAATAGGAGGAGATTTTTTAATGAATGATTCAACAATTAATAAAAATAAAAAAATAACTACAGGATGGTTAATAGTAATAGCTTGTATGCTTGTACAAGCTATACCAAATGGAATAGTAGTAAATACACAAGCATTATATATGTATCCAGTAATGGAAGCGAAAGGATTTACACTATCTCAATTTTCATTAATATTCACAATAGGTACAATAGTTCCAGCGGTAATTGGACCATTTATAGGTAGTATGTATGGTAAATTAAATACAAAAATGTTATATCTAGCAGGAGGTATATTATTATCTGGAGGATTTATGACATTCTCAATAGCAGATAAATTATGGCAATTTTATGCAATTGCAGCTATAGCTCAAATAGGTTCTAGTATAGTATCTGGTATAGGTATACCGATGTTACTAAACTCTTGGTTTGATGAAACTATAAAAGGTAAAGCTATGGGTATGGCATATGCAGGTGGATCTATAGGGAATATATTCTTACAACAATTAGTTACGAGAACTATAAGTTCAAGTGGTTATGCTCACTCATATTTTATATTTGGTTTAATTGGATTAGTAGCAATAATTCCAATAGCATTATTTATGATAAGAATGCCAAAAAATGAAGGTGAAAAAGTTAGAGGTAAAGAGCAAGAAAAAGAAGAAAATACAACTTCAATAGACATATCATATACATTAAAAGAAGCTCAAAAAAATAAATACTTCTGGATAATGGGAATAGGATTATTATTCGTAGGTATATATGTATCTGCTTATTCAATACAATATGCAGCGTATTTCCAAGGTGAATTACAATTATCATCATCTACGATAGCTACAACAGGTTCATTATTTGCGATGGCATCATTATTAGGAAGTATGGTTGGGGGTATATTATTTGATAAATTAGGTGTATTAAAAACTTTATCAATAGCAGCTATAGCAGTAATAGGATCAGGAGTTGCATTATTAATGGCTGGAAGCTCGCCATTGTTTGCACATGCACACTCAGTTTTAAAAGGTATAGCGACGTTTATTTATATGATGGGACCAGCTTATATGGTAGGTTCGTTCTTTGGTAATAAAGAATATGGGCAAATACTTGGTTTAGTTAATTTAAACTTTGCAATAGGATTTTGTAGTGGATCAGCATTATTTGGAGTATTTGCTGAAAACTTTGGATATAATGCAACTTGGATAGGAATACTAGTATGTGTAGTTATAGCATATATATCACTTACAATTGCAGCTAAAGGTATGACCAAGGTAAATAAAGAAAGAACAAAACAATTAGATGA
The Romboutsia ilealis genome window above contains:
- a CDS encoding DEAD/DEAH box helicase; this encodes MNKKFEDFNLDKYIIKALYNLNYKTPSKVQKEVIPRLLKKEDVIVKSKTGSGKTASFGIPICENIDIENNNVQALIVVPTRELALQVKDEISNIGRLKKIRCSAIFGKQPIKEQIRELKQRVHIVVATPGRIIDHIGRNTINLDDIKYFIIDEADKMLNKGFIEDMEFILNKIPKKSVKGLFSATIDDDIQYICDKYLKTSNILDIKYNDVFDKSQIIENKIKSSENDKYKNLKSIIYRENPTSLIIFCNTKDKVKKLYENMKKDGFLIEELHGDMSQDKRIFAIKDFKNNKFNILISTDVAARGIHIDDISLVINYDVPRDKENYIHRIGRTGRKDSYGKAITIFTDKDDKYINEIEEYLGYEIKLLEELNIDDIAEGKIKFEKKSKEILKNRKNKIIDKNIHSEVTKIYINAGKKKKIRVIDIVGAFSNLPGINNEDIGVVEVQDSCSYVDILNHKGEGLVKKYKEISIKKKIVKLRKDRQN
- a CDS encoding conjugated bile salt MFS transporter, producing MNDSTINKNKKITTGWLIVIACMLVQAIPNGIVVNTQALYMYPVMEAKGFTLSQFSLIFTIGTIVPAVIGPFIGSMYGKLNTKMLYLAGGILLSGGFMTFSIADKLWQFYAIAAIAQIGSSIVSGIGIPMLLNSWFDETIKGKAMGMAYAGGSIGNIFLQQLVTRTISSSGYAHSYFIFGLIGLVAIIPIALFMIRMPKNEGEKVRGKEQEKEENTTSIDISYTLKEAQKNKYFWIMGIGLLFVGIYVSAYSIQYAAYFQGELQLSSSTIATTGSLFAMASLLGSMVGGILFDKLGVLKTLSIAAIAVIGSGVALLMAGSSPLFAHAHSVLKGIATFIYMMGPAYMVGSFFGNKEYGQILGLVNLNFAIGFCSGSALFGVFAENFGYNATWIGILVCVVIAYISLTIAAKGMTKVNKERTKQLDENSVKIA
- the dut gene encoding dUTP diphosphatase, producing the protein MIMNVKKTNKDAVIPMFAHPTDSGFDLFTCEDVTVSGGKKGIAKTGLIFEIPQGWGIQIKNKSGITVKGVPTTSGTNADITVFEGTVDMDYRGEVGIMFKNEEDFEITIPKHTKLAQGVLRRVYNCTFIEVEEVNDTVRGDGGFGSTGTTINTK
- the nrdG gene encoding anaerobic ribonucleoside-triphosphate reductase activating protein — encoded protein: MRFSKIKNNDIANGVGITMSLWTQGCPHHCKGCFNVETWDFNGGKEFTTSDLKYILDNINKNNIKRNLAILGGEPLCPQNVKGVIELCKKFKKVYPEKMIYLWTGYVVENFDYIQMEIFKYVDVLVDGKFEEDKKNLSIMLRGSSNQRVIDVNKSLNNNDIVMYEVG